A genomic window from Mesorhizobium sp. 131-2-1 includes:
- a CDS encoding LysR family transcriptional regulator: MRYLRSAHYINVVAKTGSIRAAAELLAITSTALNRRILAMEAELGVAIFERLPHGVRLSSAGELLVQHMRNQLSDMEHLKSQIADLAGARRGHVAIACSQALLPYHLPMQISLYRKEHPNVTFGVHLRDREEAERALVDHTADIAIVYEPTRLAAFMTLMRVHQPVHAVMRPDHPLASHETVRLRACLDYPIALPTSSYGVRYLLDIGAQSSSLQLEPVIQSDSFEFLRNHAISEDIISFHFPIGLSHQTMTGDMISRPLDPRDVPAGMLYVGQLKGRTLPVAAARFADQLSDSLAQQYDVS; this comes from the coding sequence ATGCGTTACCTGAGGTCCGCTCACTATATCAATGTGGTGGCCAAGACCGGCTCGATCCGCGCCGCCGCGGAACTGCTCGCCATAACCTCGACGGCGCTCAACCGGCGTATATTGGCGATGGAGGCCGAACTCGGCGTTGCGATTTTCGAGCGACTGCCTCACGGCGTGCGATTGTCCAGCGCCGGCGAACTTCTAGTGCAGCACATGCGCAACCAGTTATCCGATATGGAGCACCTGAAATCGCAGATTGCAGACCTTGCTGGCGCCCGGCGCGGCCATGTGGCGATCGCCTGCAGCCAGGCGCTATTGCCCTACCATCTGCCGATGCAGATCTCACTCTACCGCAAGGAACATCCGAATGTGACCTTCGGAGTGCACCTGCGCGACCGGGAGGAGGCCGAGCGTGCCTTGGTCGATCACACGGCCGACATCGCCATCGTCTACGAGCCAACCCGGCTGGCTGCTTTCATGACGCTGATGCGGGTGCACCAGCCGGTGCATGCGGTTATGCGGCCCGATCATCCGCTGGCTTCTCACGAGACGGTGCGCTTGCGCGCTTGCCTCGACTATCCAATCGCGCTTCCCACATCAAGTTACGGCGTGCGCTACCTGCTCGACATCGGGGCGCAATCGTCATCGCTGCAGCTGGAGCCGGTGATTCAATCGGACAGCTTCGAATTCCTGCGCAACCACGCTATCTCGGAGGATATCATCAGCTTCCATTTCCCAATTGGCCTGTCCCACCAGACGATGACCGGTGACATGATCTCCCGACCGCTCGACCCGCGCGACGTGCCCGCTGGCATGCTCTATGTCGGCCAACTCAAGGGCCGCACCCTACCGGTGGCCGCTGCCCGTTTCGCCGACCAGCTTTCTGACTCGCTGGCGCAGCAGTATGACGTGTCGTGA